A single region of the Ziziphus jujuba cultivar Dongzao chromosome 10, ASM3175591v1 genome encodes:
- the LOC107411558 gene encoding protein LIGHT-DEPENDENT SHORT HYPOCOTYLS 6 isoform X1 — MDSASGGSGGGGTGPSDPNSGEGPSSATGSAMAADQAGSSPAPPSRYESQKRRDWNTFLQYLKNHKPPLTLARCSGAHVIEFLKYLDQFGKTKVHISGCPYFGHPNPPAPCACPLKQAWGSLDALIGRLRAAYEENGGRPESNPFGARAVRIYLREVRESQAKARGIPYEKKKRKRPTVTATMVVSSSSAAAGNVSVGSSREGIDAGDGARTGEGSGGGGGGGGGGGGGGTTETAGGGAAAVAPTTAATSTV; from the coding sequence ATGGATTCAGCTTCAGGAggaagtggtggtggtggaactGGACCATCCGACCCGAATAGTGGGGAGGGCCCGTCATCAGCAACCGGGTCAGCCATGGCTGCTGATCAAGCAGGTTCATCACCAGCACCACCGAGTCGGTACGAGTCGCAGAAAAGGCGGGACTGGAACACCTTCTTGCAGTACTTGAAAAACCACAAGCCTCCATTGACGCTGGCGCGGTGCAGTGGGGCGCACGTGATCGAATTCTTGAAGTATTTGGACCAGTTCGGAAAAACCAAAGTCCACATATCGGGTTGCCCGTATTTCGGGCACCCGAATCCGCCCGCTCCTTGCGCTTGTCCGCTCAAGCAGGCGTGGGGAAGTCTGGACGCGCTAATCGGACGGCTGAGAGCGGCTTACGAGGAGAACGGTGGACGGCCGGAGTCGAATCCGTTCGGAGCGAGAGCGGTTAGGATATACCTGAGGGAAGTTAGGGAAAGCCAAGCGAAAGCCAGAGGTATTCCGTACGAGAAAAAGAAACGGAAACGCCCCACCGTTACGGCCACCATGGTGGTTTCTTCGTCGTCTGCAGCAGCCGGGAATGTGTCCGTAGGTTCTAGCAGGGAGGGAATTGATGCTGGTGACGGTGCCAGAACAGGAGAAGGAAGTGGtggtggcggtggtggtggtggtggtggtggtggtggagggaCTACTGAAACTGCTGGTGGAGGAGCTGCAGCTGTTGCTCCAACAACTGCTGCTACTTCTACAGTATAg
- the LOC107411558 gene encoding protein LIGHT-DEPENDENT SHORT HYPOCOTYLS 5 isoform X2 codes for MAADQAGSSPAPPSRYESQKRRDWNTFLQYLKNHKPPLTLARCSGAHVIEFLKYLDQFGKTKVHISGCPYFGHPNPPAPCACPLKQAWGSLDALIGRLRAAYEENGGRPESNPFGARAVRIYLREVRESQAKARGIPYEKKKRKRPTVTATMVVSSSSAAAGNVSVGSSREGIDAGDGARTGEGSGGGGGGGGGGGGGGTTETAGGGAAAVAPTTAATSTV; via the coding sequence ATGGCTGCTGATCAAGCAGGTTCATCACCAGCACCACCGAGTCGGTACGAGTCGCAGAAAAGGCGGGACTGGAACACCTTCTTGCAGTACTTGAAAAACCACAAGCCTCCATTGACGCTGGCGCGGTGCAGTGGGGCGCACGTGATCGAATTCTTGAAGTATTTGGACCAGTTCGGAAAAACCAAAGTCCACATATCGGGTTGCCCGTATTTCGGGCACCCGAATCCGCCCGCTCCTTGCGCTTGTCCGCTCAAGCAGGCGTGGGGAAGTCTGGACGCGCTAATCGGACGGCTGAGAGCGGCTTACGAGGAGAACGGTGGACGGCCGGAGTCGAATCCGTTCGGAGCGAGAGCGGTTAGGATATACCTGAGGGAAGTTAGGGAAAGCCAAGCGAAAGCCAGAGGTATTCCGTACGAGAAAAAGAAACGGAAACGCCCCACCGTTACGGCCACCATGGTGGTTTCTTCGTCGTCTGCAGCAGCCGGGAATGTGTCCGTAGGTTCTAGCAGGGAGGGAATTGATGCTGGTGACGGTGCCAGAACAGGAGAAGGAAGTGGtggtggcggtggtggtggtggtggtggtggtggtggagggaCTACTGAAACTGCTGGTGGAGGAGCTGCAGCTGTTGCTCCAACAACTGCTGCTACTTCTACAGTATAg
- the LOC107411536 gene encoding gamma-interferon-responsive lysosomal thiol protein isoform X2 — MGFNSKARTPLFACIVLLLLASLLLPQPAAGSSTAPKVTLDYYYETLCPGCANFFVNHLIKLFDSGIHSIVDLKLHPYGNAFVLPNTTILCQHGPYECLLNTVEACAIDEWPELNVHFPFIYCIESFVHEHKHTEWEKCFEKLDLDPKSITNCYTGERGKKLELQYAAETEALQPPHQYVPWVVVDGQPLYEDYENFLSYICKAYKGVAVPKACREQSLNTIRTRKSKPRRPVCYMEEKSALSARIRSAIASWMQKMNMGALL, encoded by the exons ATGGGTTTTAATTCTAAAGCTAGAACTCCATTATTTGCTTGCATTGTATTGCTATTGCTAGCATCTTTGTTACTTCCTCAACCTGCTGCTGGTAGTTCCACTGCGCCAAAAGTGACATTGGACTACTATTACGAAACTCTGTGTCCAGGTTGCGCAAATTTCTTTGTGAACCATCTGATTAAGCTGTTTGATAGTGGAATTCACTCCATTGTAGATCTCAAGCTCCATCCCTATGGCAACGCCTTTGTTCTACCCAACACTACCATCCTCTGTCAG CATGGTCCGTACGAGTGCTTATTAAACACAGTGGAAGCCTGTGCGATCGATGAATGGCCTGAGCTG AATGTACATTTTCCTTTCATTTATTGCATTGAATCTTTTGTGCACGAGCACAAGCACACAGAGTGGGAAAAATGCTTTGAGAAATTGGACTTGGATCCAAAATCTATCACCAATTGCTACACTGGCGAACGTGGAAAAAag CTTGAACTGCAATATGCAGCCGAAACAGAAGCCCTCCAACCTCCTCATCAATATGTGCCTTGGGTAGTTGTGGATGGACAACCACTTTATGAG GACTACGAAAACTTTCTAAGCTATATATGCAAGGCTTATAAAGGTGTTGCTGTACCGAAAGCCTGCCGTGAACAATCTCTTAATACCATCAGAACAAGGAAATCAAAGCCTAGACGTCCTGTTTGCTATATGGAGGAAAAGTCAGCATTATCAGCAAGAATAAGATCAGCCATCGCATCATGGATGCAGAAGATGAACATGGGAGCTTTGTTGTAA
- the LOC107411536 gene encoding gamma-interferon-responsive lysosomal thiol protein isoform X1 — MAFSRTALVSYLLILIAFFSPTSSSSSRAEIQPSDSEKVSLGLYYESLCPYSANFIVNYLVDIFQNDLISIVDLSLVPWGNARIRPNNTFTCQHGPYECLLNTVEACAIDEWPELNVHFPFIYCIESFVHEHKHTEWEKCFEKLDLDPKSITNCYTGERGKKLELQYAAETEALQPPHQYVPWVVVDGQPLYEDYENFLSYICKAYKGVAVPKACREQSLNTIRTRKSKPRRPVCYMEEKSALSARIRSAIASWMQKMNMGALL, encoded by the exons ATGGCATTTTCTCGGACAGCACTTGTCTCTTACCTCCTCATCCTCATTGCTTTCTTCTCTCCCACTTCCTCTTCGTCTTCAAGAGCTGAAATTCAGCCGTCAGATTCTGAGAAAGTGTCTCTGGGATTATACTACGAATCCCTCTGTCCGTACAGCGCCAACTTCATCGTCAATTATCTGGTCGACATCTTCCAAAACGACCTCATCTCCATTGTCGATCTCAGTCTCGTACCTTGGGGTAATGCTAGAATCAGACCCAACAATACCTTCACTTGCCAG CATGGTCCGTACGAGTGCTTATTAAACACAGTGGAAGCCTGTGCGATCGATGAATGGCCTGAGCTG AATGTACATTTTCCTTTCATTTATTGCATTGAATCTTTTGTGCACGAGCACAAGCACACAGAGTGGGAAAAATGCTTTGAGAAATTGGACTTGGATCCAAAATCTATCACCAATTGCTACACTGGCGAACGTGGAAAAAag CTTGAACTGCAATATGCAGCCGAAACAGAAGCCCTCCAACCTCCTCATCAATATGTGCCTTGGGTAGTTGTGGATGGACAACCACTTTATGAG GACTACGAAAACTTTCTAAGCTATATATGCAAGGCTTATAAAGGTGTTGCTGTACCGAAAGCCTGCCGTGAACAATCTCTTAATACCATCAGAACAAGGAAATCAAAGCCTAGACGTCCTGTTTGCTATATGGAGGAAAAGTCAGCATTATCAGCAAGAATAAGATCAGCCATCGCATCATGGATGCAGAAGATGAACATGGGAGCTTTGTTGTAA
- the LOC107411538 gene encoding cinnamoyl-CoA reductase CAD2 has translation MSKQGEVVCVTGGSGCIGSWLVHLLLDRGYYVQATVKDLKDENETKHLQSLQGADTRLRLFQIDLLDYDSIAAAINGCAGVFHLASPCIVDQVHDPEKELLDPAIKGTMNVLTAAKEAGVGRVVVTSSISAITPSPRWPADVLKTEDCWTDVDYCKEKQLWYPISKTLAEKAAWEFAKEKNLDVVVVNPGTVMGPVISPRLNASMVMLVRLLQGCTETYEDFFMGSVHFKDVALAHILVYENKAASGRHLCVEAISHYCDFVAKVAELYPEYKVLSLPRDTQPGLLRGKVASKKLIDLGLHFIPMEQIIKDAVESLKSKGFIS, from the exons ATGTCGAAGCAGGGAGAGGTAGTATGCGTTACAGGTGGGAGTGGATGTATAGGATCATGGCTCGTCCATCTTCTCCTCGACCGTGGCTACTACGTTCAAGCTACTGTCAAAGATCTCA agGATGAAAATGAAACCAAGCATCTACAAAGCCTACAAGGAGCGGACACGCGTCTCCGATTGTTCCAGATTGATCTTCTTGACTACGATTCTATCGCTGCCGCCATCAATGGCTGCGCCGGCGTATTCCATCTCGCCTCTCCCTGCATCGTCGATCAGGTCCATGACCCGGAG AAGGAACTCCTGGACCCGGCAATTAAAGGAACGATGAACGTTCTGACGGCGGCGAAAGAGGCCGGGGTTGGTCGCGTGGTGGTCACGTCCTCAATCTCGGCCATCACTCCCAGCCCTCGCTGGCCAGCTGACGTGTTGAAGACTGAGGATTGCTGGACCGACGTTGATTACTGCAAAGAGAAGCAA TTGTGGTATCCAATCTCGAAAACACTGGCAGAGAAAGCCGCATGGGAATTTGCCAAAGAGAAAAATTTGGATGTGGTTGTGGTCAACCCCGGGACTGTAATGGGTCCCGTTATCTCACCAAGGCTCAATGCTAGCATGGTTATGCTAGTACGCCTTCTTCAGG GTTGCACTGAAACATATGAGGACTTTTTTATGGGATCCGTTCATTTTAAAGATGTAGCTTTAGCACATATTTTGGTTTATGAGAACAAAGCGGCGAGTGGAAGGCATCTGTGTGTTGAAGCGATATCGCATTACTGTGACTTTGTGGCTAAGGTTGCTGAACTTTACCCCGAGTATAAAGTGCTCAG TTTACCAAGGGATACCCAACCTGGGTTGTTGAGGGGGAAGGTTGCATCAAAGAAGCTGATAGACTTGGGGTTGCACTTCATTCCAATGGAGCAGATTATCAAGGATGCTGTGGAGAGCCTAAAGAGTAAGGGCTTTATTTCATAA